The Benincasa hispida cultivar B227 chromosome 9, ASM972705v1, whole genome shotgun sequence genome has a segment encoding these proteins:
- the LOC120084506 gene encoding uncharacterized protein LOC120084506, with protein MGDLIMQPQSSIGLMDTIEGDKLHHIIEDMRHQYGVNISYDKAWHAREIAFALARGMQQGIMNGTHLKGKYKGTMIVGIPMDGNNQLYPLAYVIVDSENDRALKWFMTTLKTTIGECPNLVFVSNYGQSIANIIDIVFPRSYHGLCTFHLKRNVEKYFKDESVRKLFHDACRAYRELEFKRHWVQIVNYNNGSLARYLEDADIQRWARCYQSGNRYDNMTSNSVECFNAITKEARVSPITLLLEYIRGLLQGWFHEWQTMWSNCTSKCRGNNGFTV; from the exons ATGGGGGACTTGATCATGCAACCACAGTCGTCCATAGGGTTGATGGATACAATTGAA GGGGACAAACTGCACCATATTATTGAGGATATGCGGCATCAGTATGGTGTCAATATTAGTTATGACAAAGCATGGCATGCAAGAGAAATTGCTTTTGCTCTTGCAAGGGGAATGCAACAAGGAATCATGA ATGGTACTCATCTAAAAGGTAAGTATAAGGGAACAATGATAGTTGGTATTCCAATGGACGGTAATAACCAACTGTACCCACTAGCATATGTAATTGTTGATAGTGAGAATGATCGAGCCTTGAAATGGTTCATGACGACCCTTAAAACAACAATTGGAGAATGCCCTAACCTCGTATTCGTCTCAAACTATGGACAAAGTATAGCTAATATCATTGATATTGTATTCCCCAGATCTTACCATGGACTTTGTACCTTCCATTTGAAAAGGAACGTGGAGAAATACTTCAAAGACGAGTCCGTTAGAAAATTGTTTCACGATGCTTGTAGAGCATATCGAGAATTAGAGTTCAAGCGTCATTGGGTCCAAATAGTGAACTACAACAACGGTTCCCTCGCTAGATATTTAGAGGATGCTGATATTCAGCGGTGGGCACGATGTTACCAGTCCGGGAACCGATATGATAACATGACCAGCAATAGTGTCGAATGCTTCAATGCTATTACCAAAGAAGCAAGAGTGTCGCCAATAACTTTGTTGCTAGAATACATAAGAGGTCTACTTCAAGGTTGGTTTCATGAATGGCAAACAATGTGGTCTAATTGTACATCGAAGTGTAGAGGAAATAATGGGTTTACAGTGTGA
- the LOC120084485 gene encoding probable LRR receptor-like serine/threonine-protein kinase At1g51880: MRVHHRNLTNLVGYMNDGGHLGLIYEYMTKGNLAEHLSEKSSNILSWEDRLRIAVDAAQGLEYVRHGCTPSIVHRDVKKNLNAKLSDFGLSKTYPTDDKSYMTTVIVGTPGYLDPEYYTSNRPTEKIDMYGFGVSLMEIINCRPEMSNTPDREINYIAKWVRTMVAQGDIKVMDATHSSPMPR; this comes from the exons ATGAGAGTTCACCACAGAAATTTAACAAACCTTGTAGGGTATATGAATGATGGAGGTCACCTTGGCCTCATTTATGAGTACATGACCAAAGGAAATCTGGCCGAGCATCTTTCGG AGAAAAGCTCAAATATCTTAAGTTGGGAAGACAGACTTCGAATTGCAGTAGATGCAGCTCAAG GACTAGAGTATGTGCGTCATGGTTGTACGCCATCAATAGTCCACAGGGATGTGAAGAAAAATTTGAACGCCAAACTTTCTGATTTTGGACTTTCAAAGACTTACCCAACAGATGACAAGTCCTACATGACCACTGTTATTGTTGGCACTCCAGGTTACCTTGATCCAGA GTACTATACATCAAACAGGCCAACTGAAAAAATTGATATGTACGGTTTTGGAGTTTCCTTGATGGAAATAATTAATTGCAGACCAGAAATGTCAAACACCCCAGACCGAGAAATAAATTACATAGCCAAATGGGTTCGTACCATGGTTGCCCAGGGAGATATCAAGGTTATGGATGCCACTCACTCCAGTCCCATGCCAAGGTGA
- the LOC120084508 gene encoding LOW QUALITY PROTEIN: LRR receptor-like serine/threonine-protein kinase IOS1 (The sequence of the model RefSeq protein was modified relative to this genomic sequence to represent the inferred CDS: inserted 2 bases in 1 codon; substituted 1 base at 1 genomic stop codon), with product MEIAISIWLLLSSFALLVQAQDQSGFVSLDCGLPANSSGHIDPKTNIKYISDASYIKTGESRSVAPEFKNYEQPLWTLRSFSHYNRNCYNISAIKDTRYLIRASFLYGNYDGLNKTPQFDLYLGNTRWTTVDDSYYYTEMIHTPSIDKFPICLINIGYGIPFISTLEFRELPYLSYYSPSYSSCLYKRYDMGSITNQQYRLVHACYRRTYGRYIEKSVDAISNVQSTYGVIKNWEGDPCVPNGYPWSGLDCSFDPNPRITSLNLSSSGLKGEISPHIISLPMLQTFDLSNNYLTGGVLRFLSDLEHLTILNLENNNLTGFLPPELIKKQESHLLTLRTWGNPNLCTPETCTNMTPEGKKSNNIIIPAVASVGGLLAFLIIVVIIYWIVKSNKKQQALIVDPTKTYTQLGTSLETRRRQYTYTEVVRMTNNFERVLGKGGFGMVYYGVQDDTQVAVKMISPSAVQGYSQFQAEVTILMRVHHRNLTSLVGYMNDEGHLGLIYEYMANGNLAEHLSEKSTSILSWEDRLRIAIDAAQGLEYLHHGCKPPIVHRDVKTTNILLTEKFNVKLSDFGLSKTYPTDDKSYMSTVIIGTPGYLDPEYYTSNRLTEKSDVYGFGVSLMEVISCRPVISNIQDPETNYIAKWLRTMVAQGDIKNIVDPRLKGAYESNSVWKSVRVALACVSVDSSERPTMNQVVIELKDCLAMELNQRSERRTXQNXDFTETTSITMIVNATHASPMPR from the exons ATGGAAATTGCAATATCAATTTGGCTCCTGTTAAGTTCTTTTGCACTCCTTGTTCAAGCTCAAGATCAATCAG GCTTTGTCAGTCTAGATTGTGGCCTACCAGCAAATTCATCAGGCCACATCGATCCAAAGACAAATATTAAGTATATATCAGATGCAAGCTATATAAAGACAGGGGAAAGTAGAAGCGTAGCACCTGAGTTCAAGAACTATGAACAACCACTCTGGACTCTAAGAAGTTTTTCTCATTATAATAGAAACTGTTACAATATAAGTGCCATTAAAGACACCAGGTATTTGATTCGAGCAAGTTTCTTATACGGAAATTATGATGGGCTCAATAAAACTCCACAATTTGACCTGTATTTGGGCAATACTCGATGGACAACAGTGGATGATAGCTACTACTACACAGAAATGATACACACACCGTCAATTGATAAATTCCCAATCTGTCTTATCAACATTGGCTATGGAATACCATTCATCTCAACATTAGAGTTTAGAGAACTCCCTTATCTCAGTTATTATTCTCCATCATATTCCTCGTGCCTTTATAAACGGTACGATATGGGGTCAATAACAAATCAGCAGTACAGGTTAGTTCATGCATGCTATAGAAGA ACTTATGGACGATATATTGAAAAATCAGTGGATGCAATCAGTAATGTTCAGTCGACTTATGGAGTAATAAAAAATTGGGAAGGAGACCCATGTGTGCCAAATGGATATCCATGGAGTGGTTTGGATTGCAGCTTTGATCCAAACCCTAGAATCACATCACT GAACTTGTCTTCAAGCGGACTGAAGGGTGAGATTTCTCCCCACATAATCAGTCTACCTATGTTACAAACATT cgACTTGTCAAACAATTACTTGACAGGAGGAGTACTTAGATTTCTGTCCGATTTGGAACACCTCACAATCCT AAACTTAGAGAATAACAATCTCACAGGCTTTCTTCCACCTGAGCTCATCAAAAAACAGGAGAGCCACTTACTTACATTAAG GACATGGGGCAATCCAAATTTATGTACCCCAGAGACATGCACAAATATGACACCTGAGGGGAAGAAAAGCAACAACATAATCATCCCAGCAGTAGCATCAGTGGGTGGATTGCTTGCATTCCTCATAATTGTAGTGATTATCTATTGGATTGTTAAATCAAATAAGAAACAACAAGCTTTGATAGTGGATCCTACAAAGACCTACACCCAATTAGGCACTTCCTTGGAGACAAGGAGACGACAGTATACTTATACAGAGGTTGTGAGGATGACCAACAATTTTGAGAGGGTTCTTGGTAAGGGAGGTTTCGGGATGGTTTACTATGGAGTGCAAGATGACACTCAAGTGGCTGTGAAGATGATTTCTCCATCAGCAGTACAAGGCTACAGTCAGTTTCAAGCAGAG GTTACAATTCTTATGAGAGTTCACCATAGAAACTTAACAAGCCTTGTAGGTTATATGAATGATGAAGGTCACCTTGGCCTCATTTATGAGTACATGGCCAACGGAAACCTGGCTGAGCATCTTTCTG AGAAAAGCACAAGTATCTTAAGCTGGGAAGACAGACTTCGGATTGCAATAGATGCAGCTCAAG GGCTGGAGTATCTGCATCATGGTTGTAAGCCACCAATAGTCCACAGAGATGTGAAAACAACAAACATCTTATTGACAGAAAAATTCAATGTCAAACTTTCTGATTTTGGTCTTTCAAAGACTTATCCAACGGATGACAAGTCCTACATGAGCACTGTTATTATTGGCACTCCGGGTTACCTTGATCCAGA GTACTATACATCAAACAGGCTAACTGAAAAAAGCGATGTGTATGGTTTTGGAGTTTCCTTGATGGAAGTAATTAGTTGCAGACCAGTAATTTCAAACATCCAAGACCCAGAAACAAATTACATAGCCAAATGGCTGCGCACCATGGTTGCTCAGGGAGATATCAAGAATATAGTTGACCCAAGATTAAAAGGAGCATATGAAAGTAACTCTGTTTGGAAATCTGTGAGGGTAGCCTTGGCTTGCGTATCAGTAGACTCCAGTGAAAGGCCAACGATGAATCAAGTAGTGATAGAGCTGAAGGATTGCTTAGCCATGGAGTTGAATCAAAGATCAGAAAGGCGTAC CCAGAATTGAGACTTCACTGAAACGACGTCCATAACTATGATCGTGAATGCCACTCATGCCAGTCCCATGCCAAGATGA